From Desulfovulcanus ferrireducens, one genomic window encodes:
- a CDS encoding glycosyltransferase, with the protein MKLLCIVPSYWPAFQFGGPIYSVHGLNKALVKKGVDVTVYTTNVGLNGKVPVNQEVDVDEVKITYFAFTKSFEFMGATGWQFTWQMTRALRNNLNKFDLVHIVAVWNYPITAAAHYCKRYKKPYLISPRGLLYPYTTGKKSWKKWPYYHLMIKKTLRCASAIHYTTEDEKELCHRFLGLNNQAVVVPNGLELLKFEALPPGDEFFNTYPHLSDKRLLLYLGRINWKKGLDILIEAFSYLVKNRKDAHLVLVGGDDGDGYKEKIERLVKKYGIEKYVTFTGILSGSKKLAAYRAVEIFILPSYSENFGMVVVEAMACGCPVIISNRVGIYREVQQREAGMVIEPEVSEIVKAVELLLDNKGLKERISANGYDLVKSQYDIDKVAEKMIGVYESM; encoded by the coding sequence ATGAAACTTCTCTGTATAGTTCCAAGTTACTGGCCAGCTTTTCAGTTTGGTGGTCCAATATACTCTGTGCATGGCTTGAATAAAGCTTTAGTTAAAAAGGGGGTTGATGTAACCGTCTATACGACGAATGTTGGTTTAAATGGAAAGGTTCCGGTTAATCAGGAAGTTGATGTTGATGAGGTAAAGATCACTTACTTTGCATTTACAAAGTCTTTTGAGTTTATGGGTGCAACAGGATGGCAGTTTACTTGGCAGATGACGAGGGCTTTGAGAAATAATCTGAATAAGTTCGATTTAGTTCATATTGTAGCTGTGTGGAATTATCCTATAACGGCTGCAGCTCATTATTGCAAGAGATATAAAAAACCTTACCTCATTTCTCCAAGAGGTCTTCTATATCCTTACACTACTGGCAAAAAATCTTGGAAAAAATGGCCATATTATCATCTTATGATAAAAAAGACCCTTAGGTGTGCCTCTGCCATTCACTACACCACAGAGGATGAAAAAGAGCTGTGTCACAGGTTTTTAGGGCTTAATAATCAAGCCGTTGTTGTGCCTAATGGACTGGAACTGCTGAAATTTGAAGCTCTCCCTCCAGGGGATGAATTTTTTAATACATATCCTCATCTTTCCGACAAAAGGCTTTTGCTTTATCTTGGCAGGATTAATTGGAAAAAGGGACTTGATATATTGATAGAGGCTTTCTCTTATTTAGTAAAAAATCGTAAAGATGCTCACCTTGTTTTGGTAGGAGGGGACGACGGCGACGGATATAAAGAGAAAATAGAAAGGCTGGTAAAAAAGTATGGAATTGAAAAGTATGTAACTTTTACAGGCATTCTCTCCGGGAGTAAGAAGCTGGCCGCATATAGGGCGGTTGAAATTTTTATTCTTCCCTCCTATTCTGAAAATTTTGGCATGGTCGTTGTTGAGGCGATGGCCTGCGGATGTCCTGTAATAATAAGCAACAGGGTGGGGATATACAGGGAAGTACAGCAGAGAGAGGCGGGCATGGTGATTGAACCTGAAGTGTCTGAGATTGTTAAGGCAGTTGAGCTTTTACTTGATAATAAAGGCCTGAAAGAGCGAATAAGTGCTAATGGGTATGATTTAGTGAAAAGTCAATATGATATTGATAAGGTGGCAGAAAAGATGATTGGAGTTTATGAATCTATGTGA